One segment of Macrotis lagotis isolate mMagLag1 chromosome 1, bilby.v1.9.chrom.fasta, whole genome shotgun sequence DNA contains the following:
- the POLD2 gene encoding DNA polymerase delta subunit 2, which yields MFSEQASKRAHTLLSPPSTESSTFARIPVTNYTNSSQPFRLGERSFSRQYAHIYATRLVHMTPLLVNRARQHWSNEVIVRKLCELQPGEKCCVVGTLFKSMQLQPSILREISEEHNLLPQPPRSKYIHPDDELILEDELQRIKLEGALDVSRLVTGIVLAVWGSVQDDGKFLVEDHCFADLPLQKPMIVPDADRFVLLVSGLGLGGCSGESLLGTQLMVDVVTGQLGDEGEQSSAAHISRVILAGNLLSQNTQSRDSINKAKYLTKKTQAASVEAIKMLDEILLQLSTSVPVDVMPGEFDPTNYTLPQQPLHPCMFPLASAYSTLQLVTNPYQATIDGVRFLGTSGQNVNDIFRYSSMEDHLEILEWTLRVGHISPTAPDTLGCYPFYKIDPFIFPECPHVYFCGNTPNFCSKIIRGPEEQTVLLVAVPNFSTTQTACLVNLRNLDCQPISFSGFSAEDDADLGGGLDMGS from the exons ATGTTTTCAGAGCAAGCTTCTAAGAGGGCACATACACTCTTGTCCCCACCATCAACTGAGTCCTCCACCTTTGCTCGAATACCCGTGACGAACTACACTAACTCTTCCCAACCTTTTCGTTTGGGGGAGCGAAGCTTTAGCCGACAGTATGCCCACATCTACGCTACTCGCCTTGTTCACATGACACCCCTCCTAGTGAACCGGGCTCGGCAACATTGGA GCAATGAAGTAATTGTAAGGAAGCTCTGTGAATTGCAGCCTGGGGAGAAGTGTTGTGTGGTGGGGACTCTCTTCAAGTCTATGCAGCTGCAGCCTTCCATCCTTCGGGAAATTAGTGAAGAG CATAATCTACTACCCCAGCCTCCTCGGAGCAAATATATTCACCCAGATGATGAGCTGATTCTGGAAGATGAGTTACAGCGCATCAAACTGGAAGGTGCTCTTGATGTGTCCAGATTAGTAACAG GAATAGTGCTGGCAGTGTGGGGCTCCGTGCAAGATGATGGCAAGTTCCTAGTGGAGGATCATTGCTTTGCAGACCTGCCACTCCAGAAACCTATGATAGTACCTGATGCAGACAG GTTTGTGCTGCTGGTATCTGGGCTGGGCCTGGGCGGATGCAGTGGTGAGAGCCTGCTGGGGACTCAACTGATGGTGGATGTAGtgacaggacagctaggtgatgaaggCGAACAGAGCAGTGCCGCCCACATCTCTCGTGTCATTCTTGCTGGAAACTTACTCAGTCAGAACACCCAGAGCAGGGATTCCATCAATAAG GCAAAATATCTAACTAAGAAAACACAGGCAGCTAGTGTGGAAGCCATCAAGATGCTGGATGAGATCCTGCTTCAGCTAAGT ACCTCAGTGCCTGTGGATGTAATGCCTGGTGAATTTGACCCAACAAACTACACGCTACCTCAACAGCCACTCCATCCTTGCATGTTCCCGTTGGCTTCTGCCTATTCCACATTACAGCTGGTCACCAACCCCTACCAGGCCACCATTGATGGAGTCAG GTTCCTAGGGACATCAGGACAGAATGTGAATGACATCTTCCGGTACAGCAGCATGGAGGATCATCTGGAGATCCTGGAGTGGACACTCCGGGTTGGCCACATCAGCCCCACTGCACCTGACACTCTGG GATGTTATCCTTTCTACAAAATAGACCCATTCATCTTCCCTGAGTGCCCTCATGTCTACTTCTGTGGCAACACTCCTAACTTCTGCTCCAAAATCATCAGAG GGCCTGAGGAACAAACTGTCCTGTTGGTTGCTGTTCCCAACTTCAGCACCACCCAGACTGCCTGCCTGGTGAACCTTCGAAACCTAGACTGTCAACCCATCAGCTTCTCTGGCTTCAGTGCTGAGGATGATGCTGACTTAGGAGGAGGCCTGGACATGGGGTCTTGA